The DNA segment TTTCTACCTCCCTTGCAGTAACAAGACAGTGTCCCTTACTCTTTCCCAGCCAGAACTATAGCAGACAAAGCTAGataaaacagaaggtttaaataaaatccagaacctcaaaaaccaaaaaaatccagGGCCTCATATCACAATACACAACTTGCTCCAGTTTCCATCAAAAATCACTCGTCATAGCAAGAAACAGTAAGGTCTcagactgaatgaaaaaagaaaaccaacagatgGTAACATGGGGATCACAGAGATGTGAAaattatctaataaatattttagagtaaCTATGATAAAAAATGCTCCAATCAGCGATTTTGAAGAcacttgagacaaatgaaaaaatagaaagcctcagcaaagaaatggaagatttcaGCAATGAACATCAGTGTCAGTATCCTGGTGGTGACATTGTACTGGAGTTCTGTGCCATGTTACCATTGGacgaaactgggtaaagggtacacaggatATCCCTGTATTATTTCTAACTGCATGCGAATCTGCaattaccttaaaataaaaagttcaagtTAAAAATTACGTAGCTCACATTTAGGAAAACAGACTGAAACACAGCATTTTAATGTCAATTAACACCCAGAAATTTAGGCTTATTGAAGATCAAGGTGTGGTTATTCTGTCCCATCTCATTGTTGATAATCAGTCAATTAGTTATTCAATAGGTAACTATTTGTATTCACCAATATGTATATTCAACAAAAACATATTGAGTGCCTATTGGGTGCAATATACCATGTTAGGAGGAAGTAATACCAGCTACAAATACCAGTTACTGAGAGACTACAATAcaggaatatatatatgtactcatttttttccataaaaatacttATGGGGGTAGACGTTATCAtcattaccttttttttctgGGAGTTGAGTTTACTGTgactataaatatttaaaagtaagccCATGaccctcaaaaatacaaaataaacttctatcaaatattttattcaattaagtAACGTGGAAATCAATGAGATGATCAAAGTGGTTCCAAGAATCACAAACCCTTTTTGGGAAACAGGGGTTTATATAGTTTATCAGTAAAAGCACATTTGACAACACAACATCAACCAAAGAATGTTAGATCAAGGTTGTTATGTTATATAGAAAATGGTTAAGATCCTAAAGGTCAATAAAACTGTAATCTCTGCTTTATCTTTCTCCTGGACAGAAATCTACAGATTAACATATAACTGCACAATGTTTGGGTTCTAATCAAATAGTAAATCATAAAGTCAAACAGATACATTGTTCTAGATAAATGAATAAGCCTTAGGTTGGCTGGTTAGACGATGCTATGGTATGCCAATGAAAGGACATTCAGTCATCTTCTTacattatttccaagtttttaataatttttatgaatgaaattgATTAATGTTAGACCCCCTAATAAGTGGAAGAGCCCAAATTTCAATACTATTCTAACTCcaaatcttcttctctttcaaataaaCCACGTTCCCGTTGAACATCTCCAGCCTAATGATATAAgcaggaaagtaaagaaaaattccaataaagtataaaaattgaTTATAGAAATATAAGTAGGATGTACTGGGGACATAAGGAGTCAATAAGCCTTACAAAGACAAGGAATGCTACTCAGGTGAGATGATTCAAGCTCAGTCTAGAGACAGGTGTTGATAGTTAGTCAGATGTAGAAGGAAAGACTGATgccccaggaagaagagaaagcatgtGTTACATGCACTTGTACGAGGATAATGGAGCATTTTGAGAATTGAAGATAGATTTCTTTTAAGGTTTTAATAGTGTTTAAAGATTTCAAAGGGCTACCCACCCAAAAAGGCTCTAGGTCCAGATAGGTTCACATGGGAATTTCATCAAATCTTCAGGAAACAGATAATTTTCATGCAATTTGAACTAaaccacaaaattaaaaagaaggaaagcttcaggaattttcttgtttgtttttattgattataattcaatataaaatttatacCAATATTTGGACTGTCTTGAACTCATTTCTGCCTCACTATAAGCTGAATGTTCTTTGAAGTTTTTCCATTTGAAACACTTAAAAAGCCCTAATTGAGTGTAGTGTGCCATTTCTTTAACGTGCttgattatattttcaaatattttatttaaggatTTAGGCATTCATTAATGAGATTGGTTTATAGTTCTTTTTAGTGATGaattaaatttatgaaattaaatctTCAGAAATTCCTCttgagaaaaaatatcaaaatacagaaatatctATAAATCCTATAATTCTAAGAGTATGACaactttttaagagaaaacattGTGATGAACATTAAAGTCAGCAAAAGGTATGTAATGGAAAGAtcactggctttggagtcagacagtaCTGAGTAAGGCCAGGACTAGGGAAAGGTAGGTGAGGTGCCTGGGGTACAAAATTTAtggaggcactcactctcagggtCATTCAAGGGCAGGGTTGGCACATGAAAGTGAGTGCTTCCTTAAATTCTGCACCTCTGTTTTTTCATTCCCCTCACCCTAGTCTGGCCCCGTGCTCTTAAGTCTGGATCCTAGCCCAGCCCTCACTACCTTCAAGATCCCAGGTGAGTTATTCAAGCTCTTTAAGcctcaattattttcttctgctaaatGTGTTGATACTGTCCACCTACCTCAAACGATTCtgtaagaattaaagaaagatataTTATGTGATATATCAAGCAAATTGCCTACAATACCACAGATCCACAATAAAATGTGTACTTTTATCCTCACTACACAACTCCTCTCAAAAAAGGTGCTACAGGAAAAGTAGTTAGAAGCAAGATAATCATGCACGTTTTCTATGTTGCTAGGAGTTTGGATTCCATCGAGAAtgatggttctcaaagtgtagtacCTATACCAACAGCATCAGCCTATCATGAGAActtattaaaattgtaaattctgAGTTTCTGAATCAGGAACCCTGATAGCAGGGTGAAGCAACCTGTTTTAACAAGCcacccaggtgattctaacatgcacCAATGTTTGAGAATCAGTGGTCTAGAAGAAGATGAGTATAACTGTGATATTTTAAGCAAGGAAATTATGTGGATGgatttaataatagaaatatgaATGGGTGTGATTGAATGGGTGAGAGGTGAGAGGGATTCAAGACAGAAGACAGGAAGACTTGTTAGGgagttattttgttaaaatagatGTTATTCAAATCTGAACAAAAATAATAGATGTGGGAACGAATAGGAGATAGGTGTGCAATAAATTGGAGGGCAGAAATGTAATTTTGAAGCTTCAGTGACAGGTTATAtcttggccatctctatatctgcAAACCTCGGGAAATTAGGTCACTGAAAGTTATCAACAAGTGCCTGCTTTTGAGGGAGCGAATCGAGGATATGTCCTACCCTACCCATATTTAAGTGATATAAAAGGTGTAAGTTTTGTTTCTAAGAAAAAACTAATTCCCTTGCATACAGAAGATGAACAAAAGAGGTGAGGCTGAAGCTCCTTGACCTTTGTTATACCGAGAACACAATAGACACCATTATCTTGGAATTTCTCTCCCTATAGCATTCCTTTATTTGTTGTCTAATCATATCGATTTGGCCAAATGTGAATATTTTGAGGACTCTTAAGAATCATTGAACCCAAGTTAGTGGCACCATGCTTTTCTTGCCAGATATGAAGCAATGTATGAAGTGTCCAGACAATCAATACCCAAATAGTGATCGAGATCATTGCCTCTCAAAAGTTGTGATCTTCTTGGCCTATGGAGATCCTATGGGGATGGCACTTGCCTGTGAAGCTCTTTGCCTGTCTGTCCTCACAGCTGTGGTTCTTGGCATTTTTGTGAAGTATAGCGACCCACCCATAGTCCAAGGTATTAACTGGGCTCTCAGCTACTCCTGCTCACCTCCCTCATCCTCTGCTTCCTCTGACCTTACTCTTCATTGGACATTCCAACCCTCCACCTGGATCCTCCAACAAATGTTGTCTGGAATCATGTTTATTGCGGTGGTTCCCACCATTTTGGCTAAAACCATCACTGTAGTTCTGGCTTTCAAGTTCACAACCCCAGGGATAAAGATGAGGCAGTGCTTGCTGTCAGGGGCACCTAATTCCATCATCCCCATCTGCTCATTGATTCAGTTGACTTTCTCTACTGTCTGGTTGGGAAACTCTCCCCCTTTTGTTGATGTACATGCACCTTCTGAGCCTACCCTCCCCATAATTCTGTGCGATGAGGGCTCTGTCGTTTTGTTCTACCTTTCCTTAGGATACTTGGGCTCCTTGGCCTTCATGAGCTTCACCTTGGCTTTCCTGGCCAGGAGCCTGCCTGGCAATTTCAGGGAAGCCAAGTGCCTCACACTCAGCATGCTGGTGTTCTGTAAGGTCTGGATAACCTTCCTCCCTGTGCATAACAGCACCAAGGTGGAGGTCATGGTGGCTGTGGAGATCTTTTCCATCTTGGCTTCTAGTGCTGGGCTACTAGGATATGTCTTTGCCCCAAGAGCTATAAGGTTCCGCTAAAGCCAGATAGGAGTATCCTGCCAGGATTAAGGGGTAAAACAACTCTCACGGAAAATGAATATTCTATGGAATTACTGGATTatacagtaattttattttctcatttttgaggAAACGTGaaactgttttctataatggttgtgccgttttacattcccaccaacggtgcacaagggttccacgTTCTTcacctcctcaccaacacttgcattctgtttctttaatgatagccatcctaatggacatgaaatggtgtctcattgtagtgtttgtttgtttgtttttattaaagggtgagatttattgtttcctgttttattagatatagttgacatataatattatattaaccCAAGGTGTCCAACACAATAATTTATGTATCTATCATGAAATGAtgaccacagtaagtttagttaacatccatcacctcacgacattatacattttttcttgtcGGAAGAACTTTTatgatctattctcttagcaactttcaaatatacaatactgtTTTgtgaactatagtcaccatgctgtaaacTATATCCATAGAACTTATCCATCTTATAGCCCTTACTGTCCTCGAATAAGTATCCATAATGTTGGCTTCGATTGTTTTGTTCTCAAATAATCTTATAGGATTCCTGACAAGGGCATTGTTGTGTGTgtagagagggagaggcagcagaAGAATAACCCCCTGTCTCTAACTGGGATTGTGAGCTAGCTGTTTATGAATCACCCTTGGGACTTCAGAAACAACCCAGGTATAGTTTGTGCAAAAATTAATTCTACTTGTCATTGGAGTATTACAAAGTAAATCCAACCTCAGGGCTAGGTGGGTAAGATGACACCCAGCTCATGAGGGGTGGCTCACCCAATTACAGATGGCTAAAAAGCTGTTTCTCAGGAGAAAATACTTAGTTGTCAAAGACAGTATAACTTTCCTCTCAAATCTTAAGAGTTATTATTCTGAAGATGGTCCCAGGGATTCATGACATTTTTAACTAGTAGGGAAAGCAGGATATAAAAATTTGTCCCTCACTCTGGCATCCCTCAGACCATTAGACCCCAGGAAAGTTCACTGGGATGCCAGGCCTCTGCATATACACGCGATTAATATCTGGCTGAGACAAATGATTCTTACCAAGCTATCCACTGTAGTattctttttataatatcttCAGCTCTTTGAATTAATTACCTTGAATGTCATGTGGGACAGTAAAATAATCCAGgtccttttcatttattaacccatgcaacaaatagttattgagcagTTGGTTCATGTCAGGCTCTTTTCTTGACTCTGGTGAAACAATAGTACACAAAGTaaagtccttgccctcagggagaTTGCATACTTGTAAAATAGACAATAAGTATAATGTAAAGTAATTTTGTGTAACATCTTGTAAAGTAGTGCTACAAAGTGAAAGAAGGGCACACAGAATGGAGAGTGCTGCTTTGGATAGGGTAGTCAGGAACATGCTTAGAAATGCTTACAtctaaaaagagataaaaaggaaatgagagagtgTTAAGCACTTTCAAGGCTTGATATTGGACTTCTCAGTtggcagaactgagagaaaaaaatgtttgttgtttaagccaccctgtGTGTGGTATTTTTGGAATAGCAACCCAAATGGAGTAAGATAGTACTCTATGGTGCTTTGATGTCTGCGACCAAGTTAGAATACTGGAATTGTGTGCTGACCACTTCGTTTATGTAGTAGTCATCAGGGACCTGAACCCTTGAAAACTCTTAAAGGTTTACTCAGATCACTTTAAGGAGATTATCCCATTCTATTGCCATACTCAGGGCAACTCCAATTGCTGTCTTTGAGTGATATCTCTCCCCAGCACTCTCCTCAGAGCCTTAGCTACGTCCTTATTCCGGAGAGTATAAATCAAAGGATTCAGTGTGGGAGTAATGATGCTATAGAAAACAGAACCAACTTTGTCTTGCAATGGAGTGCACTGGGACCTGGGCCTCATATATGAGAACATGCAGGCACCAAACCAGAGGGAAACCACAGTGAGGTGAGAGCTACAAGTGGCAAAGGCATTTCTCTTACTCCCAGCTGCACGCATCTGAATGATGCTGTGGAGGATGAAGGCATAGGATGTAGAAACCAGCAAGATGTGGAGGAGGAGAAGTAGGACACTGCTGATGAACACTGTGGTCTCATAGACAGTGATGTCTCCACGTACCAACTTCACAACAGCTGGAAACTCACAGTAGAAGTGGATTTTTTGAGGCCCACAGAAAGGGAACTGCGTCAAGATCACCGTGTGAATTAGGGAATTTATGGATGCCCCCAACCATGACACAAGAGCCATCATAAGTCCCACCTTTCTGTTCATGAGAACAGTGTAATGCAGTGGATGACAAATGgcaacatagcggtcataggacaTCAGAGCTAGGAGAAGACACTCAGCACCAGCCACAGACAAATAGAGGAAGTGCTGGGTGGCACAGCCCACAAAGGAGATGGACTTCTTGCCAGATAGGTAGTTGGTAGCCATCTTGGGGATGGTTGTGGAGACATGCATCCGATCCATGAGGGAGAGCTGGCTGAGCAGGAAGTACATGGGTGTATGAAGCTGGGAATCTGCACAGATGAGGAGAATGGTGAGGATGTTGTCACTCGCCGCAATCAGGAAGACCACCATGgtcaagatgaaaagaaagaggtGAGTGAGGGAGTCATCAAAGAGCCCTTCAAGGATGAAGTCTACTGGAGAGGTCTGATTCCTCTGCCTTAtctcccctttctctgtccctggGGAAACAGGAAGTGGAGAAGAATTTTGATATCAGAAATAGTGGAGTTCAGCATACCTTACAATAAGACCATTTGATTTACCACACaatttttgaagactttttttttctatttctagttatTCAACAGCCCAAATTCTTGAAATAGccctttaaaatgagaatgtcaAATCTTTCTTCACAAACATGACACTTAGAAATTCCAGAATT comes from the Equus quagga isolate Etosha38 unplaced genomic scaffold, UCLA_HA_Equagga_1.0 HiC_scaffold_9869_RagTag, whole genome shotgun sequence genome and includes:
- the LOC124232667 gene encoding olfactory receptor 2AE1-like translates to MASDLLILLIRGKQQVGLQLFCLPLGPPLVPLTSRPGTEKGEIRQRNQTSPVDFILEGLFDDSLTHLFLFILTMVVFLIAASDNILTILLICADSQLHTPMYFLLSQLSLMDRMHVSTTIPKMATNYLSGKKSISFVGCATQHFLYLSVAGAECLLLALMSYDRYVAICHPLHYTVLMNRKVGLMMALVSWLGASINSLIHTVILTQFPFCGPQKIHFYCEFPAVVKLVRGDITVYETTVFISSVLLLLLHILLVSTSYAFILHSIIQMRAAGSKRNAFATCSSHLTVVSLWFGACMFSYMRPRSQCTPLQDKVGSVFYSIITPTLNPLIYTLRNKDVAKALRRVLGRDITQRQQLELP